Part of the Vigna angularis cultivar LongXiaoDou No.4 chromosome 1, ASM1680809v1, whole genome shotgun sequence genome, TGATTAGGAgtatattaaataaatctatTGTTATGGCTTATTAATAGGGGTGTGATTAACTTATTTTgtatttagtttaataaaattaaacaattaaattcTTCAATAtgagttatatttttaattatactattGGAAATGTAATTGCTATGATTAAAATGTCTAATATATCtacatttttcttatcaaattgATAGGACAGTGTATTATGGACATCGTGATCGTATATTACTATCTATATTACTATCTTTACTGTTAAAGTTTAACTTAAATAGTTATAATTCGAACACTCTTAATATTAATCtcaatcatttaataaaaacaaaatgaaaatgtctctatttaaaatactaaacaCTGGGAACGctaaatatatatagaaaaaacaaGTAGAAATTAGTGTTGCTAGGTATAAATacacattaaatgtttttacatcccattttaatataatgataatattaaaataaataatcacagAATCAATAATCAGAAACAGATAATccataactataataatatataaataatcatGTATGCCTTGTAAATTACAAGTTAAATGTgcaaaaaactaaaatttataaatattctgGATAGGGCATTATCGTAAATTTAACAACTACGTTGTTAACATTATTGtctgaaaattttatattcaatggTAAGGATAGGCATTAGCTATCTTACTTTATTCATACGTCAAAGactcaaaaataatttcaacgattttagttttacatttatttaatttaattattcaaagttatactaaaataaaaataaatactctTTCTTCGATGAACACTCTTACCAATGACTTGAAGTAAACACGTGGAAGAAAGTGTGTTTTTAGCATATATAACAAATCTTCCTGTATTTAAGGAATGTAAGgaaataacataatattaatctcaataatttttttagaatgtACTAAATCTCTGTTGACCATCTACCACTTGGCATCAGGACTGTCTTTTAGCTGGCACGCTGCATTTATTTCGTGAGACTCAAAATCGTTGACctccttttgtttttgttaggcggaaaaaaaaaacaatggaaGCAACAAAAGATAACGTTGTACATAAACTAAATACTATcgaattcatataaaaaaaattgagtaagtttaatcaatttaaaatatcaaaattttatttattttttatttttataactgagaaaacaagaaatatattataacaacatttaaaattattttcagtatatttcataaataaaaattaataatttgtcggcattgatttaaaattatattcaaataatatagcATCCACGTGACACTCTCtttaagttgttttttaaaTGCTTCATCCAAGGAAGCAATACTTTATCccacatatatttataattaaatgttaGTCACGCATGCCCCCTGTTAAAAAAACTACACAAGTTGAAGGGTGTCTCgacatttcatttttcttaaataagtcCCTACTTGgatctaataattttttttcataccctatgtgttatgtttttatttttatcttattttgatACTAATTAAACATTATTATCTGACTGTCGCCTGAGGTCAAACTTAAGATGGTTTACGTAAACAAAAGGAAATTTACCACTCACGAAAACCTAGATATTGATCGCGGTTGCAAATAATTGAGAAgtttttttcatcttctatccaaaataaattttttataacaattgaatcctgatttaattttatatgatatatttaacTCTTATGTGGCGACAATTTTGTTGGGAAAATAGCACTGATCAATATTAGAGTGTAAAATGACTGTTTTTTCGGACTATCGACACCATTTCTGCATAACttattaacattattataattatttctttcttaattgctcgctataaaaaaaaattatatacataatataatatacgaAAAGAATGTGCTAACaataatagtttatattttagaatCCAAATAgccattaattaattaaaccaTCAATTCAAGACTTACAATTGACTCCGACATCATTAGAGTTTGTCCTATAAATACCACCTTCGTTTTCCTTACACAATGTGCCACCCATCTTCTACAGAACCCCTTAACACTCGCATTCTCCCACCCCTTCttctgtttgttttcttttccataTATAACAAACATGCAAACGCAACCAATTTCCACTGTCGCCTTCACGCTCTTCCTTCTCTTGTTGTCTCCACCACGCGCCGCCGCGGCAAGGCCACCACCAGATCCACTTCGTACATCATGCGCGCAGGCCAGGTACCCCGCTCTATGCGTGCAAACCCTCTCCAACCTTTCCAACACCGCCGCCAAGCCCCTCGACCTTGCCCAGGCCGCCGTCAGAGCTAGTCTGGCCCGTACGCGCGGTCTCTCCGCCTACCTTTGGGCGCTAAAGGCTGCATCGCAGGGTTTCGAACTGAGGCAGCGAGTTGCGGTGAGTGACTGCGTGAAGCAGATATCCGACTCGGTGAGAGAATTGAGCAAGACGCTGAACGAGTTGCAGCACCTCCGCGACGAAACCTTCCAGTGGCAGATGAGCAACGTGCAGACCTGGACCAGCGCCGCCCTCACCAACGGCGACACTTGCATCTCCGGCTTTAACGctgtcgccgccgccgccgccgggAATATCAAGTTGGAGCTCAAGCAAAGAGTCACCGACGTTTCCATGTTCACCAGCAACGCGCTTTACCTCATCAGCCGCCTCACTGATAGCGTCACGGGGAAGCCTCGCGCCAATTCCGGGAACTGATCATGTCCCTTCATCACGGTTCTTAGGTGTGAATATCTGAAGAGTGTGTTTGGAAAGATGTTAGAAGGTAGAAACCACGTTTAAgcgtttttttcttttcaaacacGCAAGCACCGGTATAAGTATAAGGATCTGTTTGCAGTATAAGCTTTGGTGTTGGTTTTTTGCTAAGTAATGAATGTGTGAATTATACTGTTACTAATATAACATGTCTTGACTCAGTTTTcttattaatgtaaaatatgtaataatttttattttctatacttcttaccttattattattattttattttcgctTCTTTCTTCTAACCTGCTCAAGCTTCCAACTTTCATTTAGCacatttcaattattaaatctactataacttatataaattgaagaaaataaaacatattacagGAAAAATAGCtagtataaaattttagtttactACAAAAAATAGTCAAAAATAAAAGCTTATCCAAAACAGGTtaaggaaaacataaaaaattacatgtgaAAGAATTGTTGATTTAAAtactttcttaattaaattcGACAAACCAAATAGAGTTAAAATggtatttataatttctttacgATTTagtatacataaatataaatttccttctctaaacatattttgaaatagtaaataattagaTCGTCTTAagctaataaattatttaacccGCAACTTTTCTCAGTAGATAATGCATACTTGTACTTTCATGCAAATCTATGAAAGTTTAATCACGTGACTTGTGTTATATGGATGCGATGCGATCTATACACATCTCTTAATAAATGTGGCACATGTGAAAGTGTTACTATAATCCTTAAGTGCTGACTAGCGATGCATTGTAGAATATTTAAATTGGCTTGTCATGTGAATGGCACAAGTCAGAATTCAAGAGTAACCTTGTTGACTAATATGGGTccaactaaaaataattatgatgaaTATACACTATTATGCAAAACGTGGATATATAACCACGAGATATAACGTAacttattaacaaaataatataataaaaaatatgat contains:
- the LOC108337877 gene encoding pectinesterase inhibitor 3 gives rise to the protein MQTQPISTVAFTLFLLLLSPPRAAAARPPPDPLRTSCAQARYPALCVQTLSNLSNTAAKPLDLAQAAVRASLARTRGLSAYLWALKAASQGFELRQRVAVSDCVKQISDSVRELSKTLNELQHLRDETFQWQMSNVQTWTSAALTNGDTCISGFNAVAAAAAGNIKLELKQRVTDVSMFTSNALYLISRLTDSVTGKPRANSGN